One genomic region from Arthrobacter pigmenti encodes:
- a CDS encoding cytochrome P450, whose protein sequence is MDTRSLDLADKTYRTDPFPTYRMLRTEHPVHFLPEYTSEGEDVYMLSRYHDVNNALKNTNMYSSHVRRDDYLDLPMMVNRDAPDHRRMRHYTNQALNARRITSMAPWIRELVGELVGEVLSSDRVEFVEGYSTMLPLRVISVLLGVPLDRRRDLRRWSQAVMDFFSVAAGLNPDEVPGFFEDLVEFGNYIEEQAQARENNLTDDVLSKLVEGQLAGELTKDELIATGWSFVAAGHETTMNLLGGGILLLTQRHDLRAALRNDPSQLGDFIEEYLRLYSPTQWTARRAVVSHTLHGIDIPEGALVHVLLGSADRDETVFHDPDEFKLGRSTEEKHLAFGGGPHFCPGAALSRVMAEETFAQWLPHLDRLHVDPADPPRLRERQGSFGYAYLPFVVSHATADEVSV, encoded by the coding sequence ATGGACACCCGCTCGCTCGACCTCGCCGACAAGACCTACCGCACGGATCCGTTTCCAACCTATCGCATGCTGCGCACCGAGCATCCCGTGCACTTTCTCCCCGAATACACCTCTGAGGGCGAGGACGTGTACATGCTTAGCCGGTATCACGACGTGAACAACGCCCTAAAAAACACCAATATGTATTCGTCGCATGTGCGCCGCGACGACTACCTCGACCTGCCGATGATGGTGAACCGCGATGCCCCCGATCACCGCCGGATGCGCCACTACACAAACCAGGCTCTCAACGCCCGTCGCATCACGTCAATGGCTCCGTGGATCCGTGAGCTCGTCGGCGAGCTGGTCGGCGAGGTGCTCTCCTCAGACCGCGTCGAGTTCGTCGAAGGCTATTCGACGATGCTGCCGCTACGTGTGATCAGCGTACTGCTCGGGGTTCCCCTCGACCGCCGGCGCGACCTGCGGCGCTGGTCGCAGGCAGTAATGGACTTCTTCTCGGTCGCAGCTGGCCTCAATCCTGACGAGGTGCCAGGGTTCTTCGAAGACCTTGTCGAGTTCGGCAACTACATCGAGGAGCAAGCGCAGGCCCGCGAGAACAACCTCACCGACGATGTGCTCTCCAAGCTCGTCGAAGGACAACTCGCCGGTGAGCTCACCAAGGACGAGCTGATCGCGACAGGCTGGTCGTTTGTCGCCGCTGGCCATGAGACCACGATGAACCTACTAGGCGGTGGGATCCTGCTGCTCACACAACGTCATGATCTGCGCGCTGCCCTGAGGAACGACCCGTCGCAGCTCGGCGACTTCATCGAGGAGTACCTGCGTCTTTACTCCCCTACCCAGTGGACCGCGCGCCGAGCCGTTGTGTCCCACACCCTGCATGGAATCGACATCCCCGAGGGGGCACTCGTACACGTCCTGCTCGGCTCCGCCGACCGCGACGAAACCGTGTTCCACGACCCGGACGAGTTCAAGCTCGGTCGCAGCACAGAGGAGAAGCACCTCGCTTTCGGCGGCGGACCACACTTCTGCCCCGGTGCAGCGCTGTCACGGGTGATGGCCGAGGAAACCTTCGCGCAGTGGCTGCCGCACCTCGACCGGCTCCATGTCGACCCCGCTGACCCTCCCAGACTGCGTGAGCGGCAGGGCTCTTTCGGCTACGCGTACCTGCCCTTCGTTGTCTCGCACGCCACTGCCGATGAGGTCTCGGTATGA